From Garra rufa chromosome 19, GarRuf1.0, whole genome shotgun sequence, the proteins below share one genomic window:
- the smpd4 gene encoding sphingomyelin phosphodiesterase 4 isoform X2 → MAAPALQQPSYFLANLKADWTNKPLHQRCHELRKIIDDYPAKELHAIFPWLVESVFGSLDGILTGWNLRFLQARSAEYNIAMDFLNPSGPMMKLVYKLQAEEYKYEFPVSYLPGPIKSSIHAGVLPDCPLFHNKIQFPMSGLLLLNPFEYYMFNFASSLIAPKMYPPGQHGSCSDSAYFVLVDTYLKYFLPTEGNVPPSPFSDPRGNVASPAPRSPSVPYVGYGGHSTSLLKRHITHQPSVNADPAAQEIWRSETLLQVFVEMWLHHYSLEMYQKLQSPQVKEPFTPSDEHVLVVRLLIKHLHAFSSSLKQESISSSPSAHSHSSPLEELKRVVVQRFVQQKLYVFLQHCFGHWPLDASFRAVLETWLSYIQPWRYTAEKNNVQALQADGQNRTVPDKWASFVQENLLMYTKLFQGFLNRAMRTDLVNAKNALMVFRVAKVFVQPNLSEMIQKGEQLFLEPEHAILQRQNRVFLTPSHGGSFLSSRQPVGTDSVFKVKSHVYSLEGQDCQYNLMFGPDLRKNVLKLIQIIAQARQTAKRMSDHSMEMAANSSFLSWFGVGSSDHNNTFTGGEMDDMGEGVKKTHEFLDKALDYLCQIFRLNAGQLSQLMVNVASVDDEGASKQLPDCIPSENGLVLTDLGRLQIINGLRRFEIEYQGDPELQPIRSYESAFLVRMMFQISSFINARFGDHMEALCSRPDLLGSIGRHYLSSSSKVERRKSPVTRQIRERPQRARLSLRVLASYRTLAILLLLYILFALMSFSVLSSTGLVLIISFLYELLLRFFHEKLKTQ, encoded by the exons ATGGCTGCACCTGCCCTGCAACAGCCCAGTTATTTTCTG GCCAATTTAAAGGCAGACTGGACCAATAAACCTCTTCATCAAAGATGTCACGAGTTGAGAAAAATTATAGACGATTATCCTGCAAAG GAGCTGCATGCAATCTTTCCCTGGTTGGTGGAGAGTGTGTTCGGGAGCCTGGATGGAATCCTTACTGGCTGGAACCTGCGGTTTCTGCAGGCTCGCTCTGCAGAGTACAACATCGCCATGGACTTTCTGAACCCAAG tGGTCCTATGATGAAACTGGTGTACAAACTACAAGCTGAGGAATACAAGTATGAGTTTCCAGTCAGTTATCTGCCA GGCCCTATAAAGTCGTCAATTCACGCTGGGGTTCTGCCGGACTGCCCTCTGTTTCACAATAAAATCCAGTTCCCCATGTCAGGCCTTCTATTGCTCA ATCCTTTTGAATATTATATGTTCAACTTTGCCTCAAGTCTCATTGCACCAAAG ATGTACCCTCCAGGGCAGCATGGGAGTTGTTCAGATAGCGCATACTTTGTGCTTGTCGACACCTACCTCAAGTACTTTCTCCCTACAGAAGGCAATGTGCCTCCATCACCTTTCTCAGACCCCAGGGGAAACGTGGCCTCTCCTGCTCCAAG GTCTCCCAGCGTGCCTTATGTTGGATATGGTGGTCACAGCACCAGTTTGTTGAAGCGTCATATTACCCATCAGCCCTCAGTCAATGCTGACCCTGCTGCTCAAGAGATCTGGAGGTCAGAGACACTACTACAG GTGTTTGTGGAAATGTGGCTCCATCACTATTCTCTGGAGATGTACCAGAAGCTGCAGTCTCCTCAGGTGAAG GAGCCCTTCACGCCTTCGGATGAGCACGTCCTTGTTGTGCGTCTCCTGATCAAGCATCTGCACGCGTTCTCCAGCAGCCTGAAGCAGGAGTCGATCTCTTCCTCACCTTCTGCACACTCCCACAGCAGTCCTCTGGAAGAGCTCAAGCG TGTGGTGGTACAGAGGTTTGTCCAGCAAAAGCTGTATGTCTTCCTACAACACTGCTTTGGTCACTGGCCTTTGGATGCCTCATTCAGAGCG gtACTAGAGACGTGGCTTAGTTACATACAGCCCTGGAGATACACTGCAGAGAAAAATAATGTGCAAGCATTACAAGCAGATGGCCAGAACCGAACTGTTCCCGATAAATG GGCCTCATTTGTCCAGGAGAATCTGCTTATGTACACAAAGCTTTTCCAGGGCTTCTTGAACCGAGCCATGCGCACAGACTTGGTCAATGCCAAAAACGCCCTGATGGTCTTTAGGGTTGCCAAAGTCTTTGTTCAACCAAACCTGTCAGAGATGATCCAAAAGG GTGAGCAGTTGTTCCTAGAGCCAGAGCATGCCATCCTGCAACGACAGAACCGTGTCTTTCTGACACCTTCACATGGTGGCAGCTTTCTCTCTTCCCGTCAACCAGTGGGGACTGACAGTGTCTTCAAAGTCAAAAGTCACGTTTACAGCCTGGAAGGACAGGACTGCCAGTACAACCTAATGTTCGGTCCTGATCTACGGAAGAAT GTGCTCAAGCTCATCCAAATTATCGCCCAAGCCCGACAGACAGCTAAACGGATGTCGGATCATTCCATGGAAATGGCTGCAAACAGCTCATTTCTCTCATGGTTTGGTGTTGGCTCCTCAGATCATAACAACACCTTTACCGGAGGAGAGATGGACGATATGGGAGAGGGTGTGAAGAAAACTCATGAGTTCCTAGACAAAGCTCTGGACTACCTCTGTCAGATATTCCGG TTGAATGCAGGGCAGCTGTCTCAGCTCATGGTCAATGTGGCATCTGTAGACGATGAAGGGGCGTCTAAACAACTGCCAGACTGCATCCCGAGTGAAAATGGCCTTGTTTTAACAGACCTAGGCAGGTTGCAG ATCATCAATGGGCTTCGCAGATTTGAAATCGAGTATCAAGGAGATCCAGAGCTTCAGCCTATCAGGAGCTACGAAAGTGCTTTTTTGGTTCGGATGATGTTCCAGATCTCATCCTTCATTAATGCAAGA TTTGGAGACCACATGGAGGCGCTGTGTTCTCGACCGGACCTCCTGGGCAGTATAGGACGACACTACCTGAGCAGTTCCTCAAAAGTGGAACGGCGGAAGAGTCCAGTGACGCGGCAGATCAGAGAACGTCCTCAACGAGCCCGTCTCAGCCTGCGGGTGCTAGCCAGCTATCGCACCCTCGCCATCCTCCTCCTGCTCTACATCCTGTTTGCACTAATGTCATTCAGTGTTCTCTCCAGCACTGGACTCGTTCTCATCATCAGCTTTCTATATGAGCTCCTGTTGCGTTTCTTTCATGAAAAACTAAAGACTCAGTAA
- the smpd4 gene encoding sphingomyelin phosphodiesterase 4 isoform X1, whose translation MAAPALQQPSYFLANLKADWTNKPLHQRCHELRKIIDDYPAKELHAIFPWLVESVFGSLDGILTGWNLRFLQARSAEYNIAMDFLNPSGPMMKLVYKLQAEEYKYEFPVSYLPGPIKSSIHAGVLPDCPLFHNKIQFPMSGLLLLNPFEYYMFNFASSLIAPKMYPPGQHGSCSDSAYFVLVDTYLKYFLPTEGNVPPSPFSDPRGNVASPAPRSPSVPYVGYGGHSTSLLKRHITHQPSVNADPAAQEIWRSETLLQVFVEMWLHHYSLEMYQKLQSPQVKLALLQYRLSMSSMLCQPPAPPGSGTLHTYQEPFTPSDEHVLVVRLLIKHLHAFSSSLKQESISSSPSAHSHSSPLEELKRVVVQRFVQQKLYVFLQHCFGHWPLDASFRAVLETWLSYIQPWRYTAEKNNVQALQADGQNRTVPDKWASFVQENLLMYTKLFQGFLNRAMRTDLVNAKNALMVFRVAKVFVQPNLSEMIQKGEQLFLEPEHAILQRQNRVFLTPSHGGSFLSSRQPVGTDSVFKVKSHVYSLEGQDCQYNLMFGPDLRKNVLKLIQIIAQARQTAKRMSDHSMEMAANSSFLSWFGVGSSDHNNTFTGGEMDDMGEGVKKTHEFLDKALDYLCQIFRLNAGQLSQLMVNVASVDDEGASKQLPDCIPSENGLVLTDLGRLQIINGLRRFEIEYQGDPELQPIRSYESAFLVRMMFQISSFINARFGDHMEALCSRPDLLGSIGRHYLSSSSKVERRKSPVTRQIRERPQRARLSLRVLASYRTLAILLLLYILFALMSFSVLSSTGLVLIISFLYELLLRFFHEKLKTQ comes from the exons ATGGCTGCACCTGCCCTGCAACAGCCCAGTTATTTTCTG GCCAATTTAAAGGCAGACTGGACCAATAAACCTCTTCATCAAAGATGTCACGAGTTGAGAAAAATTATAGACGATTATCCTGCAAAG GAGCTGCATGCAATCTTTCCCTGGTTGGTGGAGAGTGTGTTCGGGAGCCTGGATGGAATCCTTACTGGCTGGAACCTGCGGTTTCTGCAGGCTCGCTCTGCAGAGTACAACATCGCCATGGACTTTCTGAACCCAAG tGGTCCTATGATGAAACTGGTGTACAAACTACAAGCTGAGGAATACAAGTATGAGTTTCCAGTCAGTTATCTGCCA GGCCCTATAAAGTCGTCAATTCACGCTGGGGTTCTGCCGGACTGCCCTCTGTTTCACAATAAAATCCAGTTCCCCATGTCAGGCCTTCTATTGCTCA ATCCTTTTGAATATTATATGTTCAACTTTGCCTCAAGTCTCATTGCACCAAAG ATGTACCCTCCAGGGCAGCATGGGAGTTGTTCAGATAGCGCATACTTTGTGCTTGTCGACACCTACCTCAAGTACTTTCTCCCTACAGAAGGCAATGTGCCTCCATCACCTTTCTCAGACCCCAGGGGAAACGTGGCCTCTCCTGCTCCAAG GTCTCCCAGCGTGCCTTATGTTGGATATGGTGGTCACAGCACCAGTTTGTTGAAGCGTCATATTACCCATCAGCCCTCAGTCAATGCTGACCCTGCTGCTCAAGAGATCTGGAGGTCAGAGACACTACTACAG GTGTTTGTGGAAATGTGGCTCCATCACTATTCTCTGGAGATGTACCAGAAGCTGCAGTCTCCTCAGGTGAAG CTGGCGTTGTTGCAGTACCGCCTCAGTATGTCCAGCATGCTGTGCCAACCCCCCGCCCCACCAGGCTCTGGGACCCTCCACACATACCAA GAGCCCTTCACGCCTTCGGATGAGCACGTCCTTGTTGTGCGTCTCCTGATCAAGCATCTGCACGCGTTCTCCAGCAGCCTGAAGCAGGAGTCGATCTCTTCCTCACCTTCTGCACACTCCCACAGCAGTCCTCTGGAAGAGCTCAAGCG TGTGGTGGTACAGAGGTTTGTCCAGCAAAAGCTGTATGTCTTCCTACAACACTGCTTTGGTCACTGGCCTTTGGATGCCTCATTCAGAGCG gtACTAGAGACGTGGCTTAGTTACATACAGCCCTGGAGATACACTGCAGAGAAAAATAATGTGCAAGCATTACAAGCAGATGGCCAGAACCGAACTGTTCCCGATAAATG GGCCTCATTTGTCCAGGAGAATCTGCTTATGTACACAAAGCTTTTCCAGGGCTTCTTGAACCGAGCCATGCGCACAGACTTGGTCAATGCCAAAAACGCCCTGATGGTCTTTAGGGTTGCCAAAGTCTTTGTTCAACCAAACCTGTCAGAGATGATCCAAAAGG GTGAGCAGTTGTTCCTAGAGCCAGAGCATGCCATCCTGCAACGACAGAACCGTGTCTTTCTGACACCTTCACATGGTGGCAGCTTTCTCTCTTCCCGTCAACCAGTGGGGACTGACAGTGTCTTCAAAGTCAAAAGTCACGTTTACAGCCTGGAAGGACAGGACTGCCAGTACAACCTAATGTTCGGTCCTGATCTACGGAAGAAT GTGCTCAAGCTCATCCAAATTATCGCCCAAGCCCGACAGACAGCTAAACGGATGTCGGATCATTCCATGGAAATGGCTGCAAACAGCTCATTTCTCTCATGGTTTGGTGTTGGCTCCTCAGATCATAACAACACCTTTACCGGAGGAGAGATGGACGATATGGGAGAGGGTGTGAAGAAAACTCATGAGTTCCTAGACAAAGCTCTGGACTACCTCTGTCAGATATTCCGG TTGAATGCAGGGCAGCTGTCTCAGCTCATGGTCAATGTGGCATCTGTAGACGATGAAGGGGCGTCTAAACAACTGCCAGACTGCATCCCGAGTGAAAATGGCCTTGTTTTAACAGACCTAGGCAGGTTGCAG ATCATCAATGGGCTTCGCAGATTTGAAATCGAGTATCAAGGAGATCCAGAGCTTCAGCCTATCAGGAGCTACGAAAGTGCTTTTTTGGTTCGGATGATGTTCCAGATCTCATCCTTCATTAATGCAAGA TTTGGAGACCACATGGAGGCGCTGTGTTCTCGACCGGACCTCCTGGGCAGTATAGGACGACACTACCTGAGCAGTTCCTCAAAAGTGGAACGGCGGAAGAGTCCAGTGACGCGGCAGATCAGAGAACGTCCTCAACGAGCCCGTCTCAGCCTGCGGGTGCTAGCCAGCTATCGCACCCTCGCCATCCTCCTCCTGCTCTACATCCTGTTTGCACTAATGTCATTCAGTGTTCTCTCCAGCACTGGACTCGTTCTCATCATCAGCTTTCTATATGAGCTCCTGTTGCGTTTCTTTCATGAAAAACTAAAGACTCAGTAA